A region from the Halobellus litoreus genome encodes:
- a CDS encoding ABC transporter permease → MGLMAIMSVLSAVLTGRNSRSLSAPAVVAGRALYYGLLGLAVSTLVLPIIIVIGISLNPTQSQAFPPSGISLRWYQEFLVSPFFEPFFFVSLPIAVATATISTILGILAAYVVVRRDVPFENEVVMYFISPLIIPPAIIALALMITLNFNLLDFVPTSAKLVVGHVVITIPYTFLTAMTAIESVDTELVEGARNLGATKFQAFRKITLPLMKSGVVSGFLLAFILSFTDSLVALFLSSGSSTTLPVEIFLFLQYESSPLVAATASIQILLVLVLVLLIGRLIGFKAAAVSS, encoded by the coding sequence ATGGGACTGATGGCGATTATGAGCGTGCTTTCGGCCGTACTGACCGGCCGAAACTCGCGGTCGCTCTCGGCTCCGGCGGTCGTAGCCGGCCGAGCGCTCTACTACGGGCTGCTCGGACTCGCGGTATCGACACTGGTCCTTCCGATCATAATCGTGATCGGCATCTCGCTCAACCCGACCCAGTCGCAGGCATTCCCACCGTCGGGGATCTCCCTGCGCTGGTATCAGGAGTTCCTCGTGAGCCCGTTCTTCGAGCCGTTCTTTTTCGTGAGCCTACCGATCGCGGTCGCCACCGCCACGATCTCGACGATCCTGGGGATTCTCGCCGCGTACGTCGTCGTCCGCCGTGACGTCCCGTTCGAGAACGAGGTCGTGATGTACTTCATCTCCCCGCTCATCATCCCGCCGGCGATCATCGCGCTCGCGCTGATGATAACGCTCAATTTCAACTTACTGGATTTCGTTCCGACGTCCGCAAAGCTCGTCGTGGGTCACGTGGTCATCACGATCCCGTACACGTTCCTTACAGCGATGACGGCGATCGAGTCGGTCGATACCGAACTCGTCGAGGGGGCGCGAAACCTCGGCGCGACCAAGTTCCAGGCGTTCCGGAAGATAACGCTCCCGCTGATGAAAAGCGGGGTCGTCTCGGGCTTCTTGCTGGCGTTCATCCTCTCGTTCACGGACTCGCTGGTCGCACTGTTCCTCTCGAGCGGGAGCTCGACGACGCTGCCGGTCGAGATATTCCTCTTCCTGCAGTACGAGTCGTCACCGCTGGTGGCGGCCACCGCCTCGATCCAGATCCTACTGGTGCTGGTCCTCGTGCTGCTGATCGGCCGCTTGATCGGCTTCAAGGCCGCCGCCGTGAGCTCCTGA
- a CDS encoding ABC transporter permease yields the protein MLGAITDYTGNLFRRPNRVSDWLDEYLPAVPPAAYLLIFLILPILYAVYISFFEYSATTIISWNFTLEHYEQLLFDPFYQGLLWYTVRLSLIVSAFCVLLGYPLGYFIATTTPLRRQLALFAVFLPLMVGTVVRIYGWIVLFATNGVINTVLQDLLGFKLALLGNTLSVTIGLIGVYLPLVVLPVYSSIEDIPDSLVPAARNLGANQLQAFYKVTFRLSLPGLLTGTIFVFVLTMNSIVTPDLLGGRSDLTMGRLIYDSAVNGLNWPFASAVGTVLTITTTALVYIYFSFVRDRMGVSEWD from the coding sequence ATGTTGGGCGCAATCACCGATTACACGGGCAACTTATTCCGTCGGCCAAACCGGGTCTCGGACTGGCTGGACGAGTACCTTCCGGCCGTGCCACCGGCGGCGTACCTGCTGATCTTCCTGATTCTCCCGATCCTCTATGCGGTGTACATCAGCTTCTTCGAGTACAGCGCGACGACGATCATCTCGTGGAACTTCACCCTCGAACACTACGAACAGCTCCTGTTCGACCCCTTCTACCAGGGACTGCTCTGGTACACTGTCAGGCTGTCGCTCATCGTGTCCGCATTCTGTGTGCTACTGGGGTATCCACTCGGGTACTTTATCGCAACGACCACTCCGCTGCGTCGCCAGTTGGCGCTGTTCGCGGTCTTCCTCCCGCTTATGGTCGGGACGGTGGTCCGCATCTACGGGTGGATCGTTCTGTTCGCTACCAACGGCGTGATCAACACTGTCCTCCAAGATCTGCTGGGTTTCAAACTCGCACTCTTGGGGAACACGCTGTCGGTCACGATCGGTCTAATCGGGGTATACCTCCCGCTCGTCGTCCTCCCGGTCTACTCGTCGATCGAAGACATCCCGGACTCGCTCGTCCCGGCCGCGCGAAACCTCGGCGCGAACCAGCTCCAGGCGTTCTACAAGGTGACGTTCCGCCTGAGCCTGCCCGGTCTGCTCACCGGGACCATCTTCGTGTTCGTCCTCACGATGAACTCCATCGTGACTCCCGACTTGCTCGGCGGCCGTTCAGACCTGACGATGGGGCGGTTGATCTACGATAGCGCCGTGAACGGTCTCAACTGGCCCTTCGCGAGCGCCGTCGGGACGGTCCTGACGATCACGACTACCGCGCTTGTGTACATCTACTTTTCATTCGTCCGCGACCGAATGGGGGTTTCAGAATGGGACTGA